A genome region from Defluviimonas aquaemixtae includes the following:
- a CDS encoding outer membrane protein assembly factor BamD, translating into MGRVRIAANLLGGLTLAALVAACGGSREPDFEQLDAEQIYKLGEYQLETSRRGEDAVTYFAEVERLYPYSEWAKRALIMQAFAYHKDRDYENSRATAQRYIDTYPAEEDAAYAKYLLALSYYDQIDEVGRDQGLTFQALQALRAVIEEYPDSDYARSAILKFDLAFDHLAAKEMEIGRYYLKRRHFSAAINRFRVVVENFQTTTHVPEALHRLVEGYLSLGLTDEAQTAGAILGHNFQSTEWYQDSFALLTGRGLRPEVKGDSWLAKVYRQVIRGEWL; encoded by the coding sequence ATGGGTCGGGTCAGAATAGCGGCCAATCTGTTGGGCGGCCTGACACTTGCCGCGCTCGTGGCCGCCTGCGGTGGAAGCCGCGAACCCGATTTCGAGCAGCTCGACGCGGAACAGATATACAAGCTCGGCGAATACCAGCTGGAGACCTCGCGCAGGGGCGAGGACGCGGTGACCTATTTCGCCGAGGTCGAGCGGCTCTATCCCTATTCCGAGTGGGCCAAGCGGGCGCTGATCATGCAGGCGTTCGCCTATCACAAGGACCGCGACTACGAGAACAGCCGCGCCACCGCGCAGCGCTATATCGACACCTATCCCGCCGAGGAGGACGCGGCCTATGCCAAATACCTCCTCGCGCTCAGCTACTACGACCAGATCGACGAGGTCGGCCGCGACCAGGGCCTGACCTTCCAGGCGCTTCAGGCGCTCCGCGCGGTGATTGAGGAATATCCCGACAGCGACTATGCGCGCTCGGCGATCCTGAAGTTTGACCTCGCCTTCGATCATCTCGCGGCGAAGGAGATGGAGATCGGGCGCTACTATCTGAAGCGCCGGCATTTCTCGGCCGCGATCAACCGCTTCCGCGTCGTGGTGGAGAACTTCCAGACCACGACCCACGTGCCCGAGGCTTTGCACCGGCTGGTCGAAGGCTACCTGTCGCTGGGTCTGACGGACGAGGCGCAGACGGCGGGCGCGATCCTCGGCCACAACTTCCAGTCGACCGAATGGTATCAGGACAGCTTCGCGCTCCTGACCGGGCGGGGGCTCAGACCCGAGGTGAAGGGCGACAGCTGGCTCGCCAAGGTCTATCGCCAGGTCATCCGGGGCGAATGGCTGTGA
- the hutI gene encoding imidazolonepropionase: MRQANALFTNCRAATMAGEAPYGLIEDAAIAVTPDGILWTGPSPDIPAATAAFPRHDLGGRLVTPALIDCHTHLVHGGNRANEFEMRLHGASYEEVARAGGGIVSTVRATRDATEDELIASALPRVDALIAEGVSVIEIKSGYGLDIDTELRMLRAARRLPALRPVEVRTTFLGAHAVPPDYKDRADAYLDEVCIPALKAAHEEGLVDAVDGFSEGIAFSPAQIARVFDVAKALGLPVKLHAEQLSNLGGAAIAAGYGALSADHLEYLDEDGVRAMAEAKSVAVILPGAFYTLRETQAPPIALFRKHNVPMAVATDLNPGSSPMNSLLLAMNMACTLFRMTPEEALSGVTCNAARALGLSDRGTIAPGQRADLAIWDVEHPAELAYRFGFNPLHQRIIGGWT; the protein is encoded by the coding sequence ATGCGCCAGGCCAATGCCCTTTTCACGAATTGCCGCGCCGCCACGATGGCAGGCGAGGCGCCCTACGGTCTGATCGAAGACGCCGCAATCGCGGTGACGCCGGACGGCATCCTCTGGACCGGCCCTTCCCCAGACATTCCTGCCGCCACCGCCGCCTTTCCGCGACACGACCTTGGCGGACGGCTGGTGACGCCCGCGCTCATCGACTGCCACACCCACCTTGTCCACGGCGGCAACCGCGCGAACGAGTTCGAGATGCGGCTGCACGGCGCAAGCTACGAAGAGGTTGCCCGGGCGGGCGGCGGTATCGTCTCCACCGTCCGCGCCACGCGGGACGCGACCGAGGACGAACTGATCGCCTCGGCCCTGCCCCGGGTCGACGCCCTGATCGCCGAAGGAGTCTCCGTCATCGAGATCAAGTCCGGCTACGGGCTCGATATCGACACCGAGCTCAGGATGCTACGCGCCGCACGGCGGCTGCCGGCGCTGCGCCCCGTCGAGGTGCGAACGACCTTCCTCGGCGCCCATGCCGTGCCGCCGGACTACAAGGATCGCGCCGACGCGTATCTCGACGAAGTGTGCATCCCCGCGCTGAAGGCCGCGCATGAGGAAGGGCTGGTCGACGCGGTCGACGGTTTTTCGGAAGGTATCGCGTTTTCGCCAGCACAGATCGCTCGCGTCTTCGACGTGGCGAAGGCGCTCGGCCTGCCGGTCAAGCTTCATGCCGAGCAGCTGTCGAATCTCGGCGGCGCGGCGATTGCTGCCGGCTACGGGGCGCTGTCGGCCGATCATCTCGAATATCTCGACGAGGATGGCGTCCGCGCGATGGCGGAGGCGAAATCCGTCGCCGTGATCCTGCCCGGCGCGTTCTACACCTTGCGCGAAACCCAGGCGCCGCCCATTGCGCTCTTCCGCAAGCATAACGTCCCCATGGCGGTCGCCACCGATCTCAACCCCGGCTCCTCGCCCATGAACTCGCTGCTTCTGGCGATGAACATGGCCTGCACGCTTTTCCGCATGACGCCCGAAGAGGCGCTTTCCGGGGTCACGTGCAATGCCGCCCGCGCCCTCGGCCTTTCGGATCGGGGCACCATCGCGCCGGGCCAGCGCGCCGATCTCGCCATTTGGGATGTCGAGCACCCTGCCGAACTGGCCTACCGTTTCGGCTTCAACCCGCTTCACCAGCGCATCATCGGCGGCTGGACCTGA
- the lpxC gene encoding UDP-3-O-acyl-N-acetylglucosamine deacetylase: MQTTLRSSVTFTGRGLHSGRRVRMTVHPASAEYGIWFRRTDVVGADPMVQAHWSAVSNATLCTVISNAAGTSVSTIEHLMAALAGCGIHNALIEIDGPEVPILDGSAAPFASAFLARGIREHRAALRLFEILQPVEVRNGAALARLEPAPALEIGFSIDFADAAIGRQEKRLVMANGAFLRELSDSRTFCRQADVEAMRANGLALGGTPGENAVVFDGDRVLSPGGLRHSDEPVRHKMLDALGDLALAGAPILGRYTGVRAGHAMTNQLLRSLFADPRNFRIVECSPEQRRLLPGASISRADIPAVA; encoded by the coding sequence GTGCAGACGACGTTGCGATCTTCGGTGACTTTCACGGGCCGCGGCCTTCATTCGGGCCGTCGCGTCCGAATGACCGTGCACCCTGCCTCGGCCGAATACGGTATCTGGTTCCGCCGCACCGACGTGGTTGGCGCCGACCCAATGGTGCAGGCGCATTGGTCCGCCGTGTCGAACGCGACGCTCTGCACGGTCATTTCCAACGCCGCCGGAACCTCGGTGTCGACGATCGAACATCTGATGGCCGCGCTCGCGGGCTGCGGCATCCACAACGCGCTGATCGAGATCGACGGGCCGGAAGTGCCCATCCTCGACGGCTCTGCCGCGCCGTTCGCCTCTGCCTTCCTCGCGCGCGGCATCCGGGAACATCGGGCGGCGCTCAGGCTGTTTGAAATCCTTCAGCCGGTCGAAGTACGCAATGGCGCCGCGCTAGCACGGCTCGAACCCGCGCCCGCGCTCGAGATCGGTTTCAGCATCGATTTCGCCGATGCCGCGATCGGGCGCCAGGAGAAGCGTCTCGTCATGGCCAACGGCGCCTTCCTGCGCGAACTGTCCGACAGCCGTACCTTCTGCCGCCAGGCCGACGTGGAGGCGATGCGCGCCAATGGCCTCGCGCTCGGCGGCACGCCGGGTGAAAACGCAGTGGTCTTTGATGGCGATCGGGTGCTCAGCCCCGGCGGGCTCCGCCATTCCGACGAGCCGGTGCGCCACAAGATGCTCGACGCGCTCGGGGACCTCGCGCTCGCCGGCGCGCCTATCCTTGGGCGCTACACGGGCGTTCGGGCGGGTCATGCAATGACCAACCAACTGCTCCGTTCGCTCTTCGCCGATCCGCGGAACTTCCGCATCGTCGAATGCAGCCCCGAGCAGCGCCGCCTCCTTCCCGGCGCCTCGATCAGCCGTGCCGATATTCCGGCGGTCGCCTGA
- the ftsZ gene encoding cell division protein FtsZ: MTLNLMINEREDLKPRITVFGVGGAGGNAVNNMIEQQLEGVEFVVANTDAQALAQSHSNARIQMGVKVTEGLGAGARPSVGAAAAEETIEEIVDHLAGAHMCFITAGMGGGTGTGAAPIIAQAARELGVLTVGVVTKPFQFEGAKRMRQADDGIEALQKVVDTLIIIPNQNLFRLANEKTTFTEAFALADDVLYQGVKGVTDLMVRPGLINLDFADVRAVMDEMGKAMMGTGEASGEDRAIQAAEKAIANPLLDEISLKGAKGVLINITGGTDLTLFELDEAANRIREEVDADANIIVGSTLDDSMEGVMRVSVVATGIDASMSQVEVPAPRRRLAEPLQTAVSIEHKEDDDAAAPAIAAANAPVATPAAAATPAAAREARAEEREEERTLFDAESAGGDLPPPAYRPESAQPAQAQNLHVDDDPQAFVAPRPRSPGTPTPEALARLQAVVNRQPGQQAPQQRAAAEQQPRPAAQAPQRAAEKPRFGINTLLNRMAGHAAEHPERAAPPLRQQPRVSAAYDEDVEVDPDQERIEIPAFLRRQAN, encoded by the coding sequence ATGACATTGAATCTGATGATCAACGAACGCGAAGACCTCAAGCCGCGCATCACCGTGTTCGGCGTGGGTGGTGCCGGCGGCAACGCCGTCAACAACATGATCGAGCAGCAGCTGGAAGGTGTGGAGTTCGTCGTCGCGAATACCGACGCCCAGGCGCTGGCGCAAAGCCACTCGAACGCCCGCATCCAGATGGGCGTGAAAGTGACCGAGGGGCTCGGCGCGGGCGCGCGTCCGTCGGTCGGCGCCGCCGCTGCCGAGGAGACGATCGAGGAGATCGTCGATCACCTCGCGGGCGCGCACATGTGTTTCATTACGGCCGGTATGGGTGGGGGCACCGGCACCGGGGCGGCGCCGATCATCGCGCAGGCTGCGCGCGAGCTCGGCGTGCTGACCGTCGGCGTCGTCACCAAGCCTTTCCAGTTCGAGGGCGCCAAGCGCATGCGCCAGGCCGATGACGGTATCGAGGCGTTGCAGAAGGTGGTCGATACGCTGATCATCATTCCGAACCAGAACCTGTTCCGTCTGGCCAACGAGAAGACGACATTCACCGAGGCCTTCGCGCTGGCCGACGACGTGCTGTACCAGGGCGTCAAGGGCGTGACCGACCTGATGGTCCGGCCGGGCCTCATCAACCTCGACTTCGCCGATGTCCGCGCTGTAATGGACGAGATGGGCAAAGCAATGATGGGCACCGGCGAAGCCTCGGGCGAGGATCGCGCGATCCAGGCCGCCGAGAAAGCCATCGCCAACCCGCTTCTCGACGAAATCAGCTTGAAGGGTGCCAAGGGCGTGCTCATCAACATCACCGGTGGCACGGACTTGACGCTCTTCGAGCTGGACGAAGCCGCAAACCGCATCCGCGAAGAGGTGGATGCCGACGCCAACATCATCGTGGGCTCCACGCTCGACGACAGCATGGAAGGCGTGATGCGCGTCTCTGTCGTGGCCACGGGGATCGACGCGTCGATGTCGCAGGTCGAGGTGCCCGCACCGCGCCGCCGTCTCGCCGAACCGCTCCAGACCGCTGTGTCGATCGAGCACAAGGAGGACGATGACGCCGCGGCCCCCGCGATTGCGGCGGCCAATGCACCGGTCGCAACCCCCGCCGCTGCAGCGACACCGGCAGCCGCCCGCGAGGCGCGCGCCGAAGAGCGCGAAGAGGAGCGCACTCTGTTCGACGCTGAGAGTGCCGGCGGCGATCTGCCGCCGCCTGCCTACCGGCCCGAATCCGCCCAGCCGGCGCAGGCGCAGAACCTGCATGTCGACGACGACCCGCAGGCTTTCGTCGCGCCCCGTCCGCGCTCGCCCGGCACGCCGACGCCCGAGGCGCTCGCCCGGCTTCAGGCCGTGGTCAACCGCCAACCGGGCCAGCAGGCACCGCAACAACGCGCTGCCGCTGAACAGCAACCGCGCCCTGCCGCACAGGCGCCGCAGCGGGCGGCCGAGAAGCCGCGTTTCGGCATCAACACGCTTCTGAACCGCATGGCCGGCCACGCCGCCGAGCATCCCGAGAGGGCAGCACCGCCGCTCCGCCAGCAGCCCAGGGTGAGCGCGGCCTATGACGAGGACGTCGAGGTCGATCCCGATCAGGAACGGATCGAGATCCCGGCTTTCCTGCGGCGTCAGGCGAACTGA
- the ftsA gene encoding cell division protein FtsA produces MTDLYQSQRAMRNMRRAAMQRGVIAVLDVGSSKIACLVLRFENADDVREDGLGSLAGQSQFRVIGAATTRSRGVRFGEVDAMQETERAIRTAVQAAQKMAQTRVDHVIACFSGAQPRSYGLAGEIQIMDGQVSEQDVARVLSACDVPDFGQGREVLHAHPVNFAIDHRSGLGDPRGHVGNKLAADMHLLTIDTGAVQNLLYCIRRCDLEIAGLASSAYVSGLASLVEDEQELGAACIDMGGGATGLSIFIKKHMIFAESVRLGGDHVTSDISKGLQVPLATAERIKTIHGGVQATGMDDREMIEIGADCGDWEKDRRKVSRTELIGIMRPRVEEILEEVRVILDAAGFDQLPSQQIVLTGGASQIPGLDMLAARILGQNVRLGRPLRVQGLPQAATGAAFSSTVGLCLFAAHPQDEWWDFEIPTERYPARSLRRAVKWFKDNW; encoded by the coding sequence ATGACCGATCTCTACCAGTCCCAACGCGCCATGCGGAACATGCGCCGCGCCGCCATGCAGCGCGGGGTGATCGCGGTGCTCGATGTCGGATCGTCCAAGATTGCCTGCCTCGTCCTCAGGTTCGAAAATGCGGACGATGTCCGCGAGGATGGGCTCGGATCGCTTGCCGGTCAGTCGCAGTTCCGGGTGATCGGCGCGGCGACGACGCGGTCGCGCGGCGTGCGCTTCGGCGAGGTCGATGCGATGCAGGAGACCGAGCGCGCGATCCGCACCGCCGTTCAGGCCGCGCAGAAGATGGCCCAGACCCGGGTCGACCACGTCATCGCCTGCTTCTCGGGCGCGCAGCCGCGAAGCTACGGGCTGGCGGGCGAAATCCAGATCATGGACGGCCAGGTCAGCGAGCAGGACGTGGCCCGCGTGCTGTCCGCCTGCGACGTTCCGGACTTCGGGCAGGGGCGCGAGGTGCTGCACGCCCATCCGGTGAACTTCGCGATCGACCACCGCTCTGGCCTTGGCGATCCGCGCGGCCATGTGGGCAACAAGCTCGCGGCCGACATGCACCTGCTGACAATCGACACGGGCGCGGTGCAGAACCTCCTTTACTGCATTCGGCGCTGCGATCTGGAGATCGCCGGCCTCGCTTCCTCGGCTTACGTCTCGGGGCTGGCAAGTCTTGTGGAAGACGAACAGGAACTTGGCGCGGCCTGCATTGACATGGGCGGCGGCGCGACGGGGCTGTCGATCTTCATCAAGAAGCACATGATCTTCGCCGAGAGCGTGCGGCTTGGCGGCGACCACGTCACATCGGACATCTCCAAGGGGCTGCAGGTGCCGCTGGCGACGGCGGAACGGATCAAGACGATCCATGGCGGCGTGCAGGCGACCGGCATGGACGACCGCGAAATGATCGAGATCGGCGCCGATTGCGGCGACTGGGAAAAGGACCGCAGGAAGGTCAGCCGCACCGAGCTGATCGGGATCATGCGACCGCGTGTCGAGGAAATTCTCGAAGAGGTCCGGGTCATTCTCGATGCGGCCGGATTCGATCAGCTGCCTTCGCAGCAGATCGTGCTCACGGGCGGGGCGAGCCAGATCCCCGGACTTGACATGCTGGCCGCGCGAATCCTCGGCCAAAACGTGCGACTCGGCCGTCCTCTGCGCGTTCAGGGGCTGCCTCAGGCGGCGACCGGGGCCGCGTTTTCCTCAACCGTGGGCCTCTGCCTGTTCGCGGCACACCCGCAAGACGAGTGGTGGGACTTCGAGATTCCAACCGAAAGATACCCTGCGCGCTCGCTGCGCAGAGCCGTGAAATGGTTTAAAGACAACTGGTAA
- a CDS encoding phytanoyl-CoA dioxygenase family protein: MAAKVTPDMVAAFARDGTVLVKGLWSDWVDVIRAGIERNMSEPGPYAAENLKPGEGGRFFDDYCNWTRIPEFREVIMGSDAAGTAARLMQSETVQLFHDHVLVKEPGTSKPTPWHQDGPYYFVEGRQTVSFWSPVDPVREASLRCVAGSHLWEKEVLPTRWLSEETFYPDPDAYMPVPDPDAEGMRVLEWEMEPGDAVAFDFRTLHGARGNTTTARRRAFSLRLVGDDARYAERPGPTSPPFPGHGMKPGERLRADWFPFLRGGETG; the protein is encoded by the coding sequence ATGGCAGCCAAAGTGACGCCGGACATGGTCGCGGCATTCGCCCGCGATGGCACGGTCCTGGTCAAGGGGCTCTGGAGCGATTGGGTCGACGTGATCCGCGCCGGAATCGAACGGAACATGTCCGAACCCGGGCCCTACGCGGCCGAGAACCTCAAGCCCGGCGAAGGCGGGCGGTTCTTCGACGATTACTGCAACTGGACGCGGATACCGGAATTCCGGGAGGTGATCATGGGGTCCGACGCCGCAGGGACCGCCGCCCGGCTCATGCAGTCGGAAACCGTCCAGCTCTTCCACGACCATGTCCTGGTGAAGGAGCCGGGCACGTCGAAGCCGACGCCCTGGCACCAGGACGGGCCCTACTATTTCGTCGAGGGCCGCCAGACGGTCAGCTTCTGGTCGCCCGTCGATCCGGTCCGCGAGGCGAGCCTGCGCTGCGTCGCCGGCTCGCATCTCTGGGAGAAGGAGGTGCTGCCGACGCGCTGGCTTTCGGAGGAGACCTTCTACCCCGACCCCGACGCCTACATGCCGGTGCCGGACCCCGATGCCGAGGGCATGCGCGTCCTCGAATGGGAGATGGAGCCGGGCGACGCGGTCGCCTTCGACTTCCGCACGCTCCACGGCGCGCGCGGCAACACGACGACGGCGCGCCGGCGCGCCTTCTCGCTCCGGCTCGTCGGCGACGACGCCCGCTATGCCGAGCGGCCGGGCCCCACCTCGCCGCCCTTTCCGGGCCACGGCATGAAACCGGGTGAGCGGCTGCGCGCGGACTGGTTTCCATTTTTGAGGGGTGGGGAGACGGGGTGA
- a CDS encoding cell division protein FtsQ/DivIB, giving the protein MRPLRAPERRYIGAEHRRDPAPSRLAYRIERLWLTPAFRLAMRAGVPFVLALSVAGGYLADEDRRAAIGTKIADTRQNIEERPEFMVSLMAIDGASDPVANAIRSMVPVDLPESSFRLDLEAMRATIAQIDAVASAELRIRKGGILQVTVTEREPAILWRGARGLEMLDAKGHRVATLLDRAARPDLPVIAGEGADDHVPEALEILAAAQPVGDRIRGLVRLGDRRWDVVLDRDQRILLPEIDPVTALQAVIALNTAQDVLGRDLTSIDMRNPDRPTVRLAEVEEETTVDMESKVSGQ; this is encoded by the coding sequence ATGCGACCGCTGAGGGCCCCCGAGCGGCGCTATATCGGCGCGGAGCACCGCCGCGATCCGGCGCCGTCGCGGCTCGCCTACCGGATCGAGCGGCTGTGGCTGACCCCGGCCTTCCGGCTGGCCATGCGGGCCGGTGTACCATTCGTCCTCGCGCTGTCGGTCGCTGGCGGCTACCTGGCAGACGAGGACCGCCGCGCCGCCATCGGCACGAAGATCGCCGACACGCGGCAGAACATCGAGGAACGGCCGGAGTTCATGGTCAGCCTGATGGCGATCGACGGCGCGTCCGATCCGGTCGCCAATGCGATCCGGTCGATGGTGCCCGTTGACCTGCCCGAGTCGTCCTTCCGGCTCGACCTCGAAGCGATGCGCGCCACGATTGCCCAGATCGATGCGGTGGCCTCGGCCGAACTGAGGATCCGCAAGGGCGGCATCCTCCAGGTCACGGTGACCGAGCGCGAGCCCGCGATCCTTTGGCGCGGCGCGCGAGGCCTCGAGATGCTCGATGCGAAAGGCCACCGGGTGGCCACGCTTCTCGACCGTGCGGCGCGGCCCGACCTGCCGGTCATCGCGGGCGAGGGGGCGGACGACCATGTGCCGGAAGCGTTGGAGATTCTGGCCGCCGCGCAACCCGTCGGGGACCGCATCCGCGGCCTCGTCCGGCTCGGCGACCGGCGTTGGGACGTGGTGCTCGATCGCGATCAGCGCATCCTCCTGCCCGAGATCGACCCCGTGACCGCGCTTCAGGCAGTGATCGCGCTCAATACCGCGCAGGATGTGCTCGGACGCGATCTGACGTCGATCGACATGCGTAACCCCGACCGGCCCACAGTCCGGCTGGCCGAGGTCGAAGAGGAAACAACCGTGGATATGGAATCGAAGGTGTCAGGCCAATGA
- a CDS encoding D-alanine--D-alanine ligase, with product MAGKSSRTAPKVAVLMGGPSAEREVSLSSGRECANALREAGYEVVEVDAGRDLPARLAAAKPDVCFNALHGRWGEDGCVQGMLEWLGLPYTHSGVLASALAMDKTRAKDLFRAAGLPVVESLLAPKEEVMARHVMTPPYVVKPNAEGSSVGVYIVSKDANSPPHLGPEMPEIAMVETYVPGRELTVSVLGDRALGVTEIISNGWYDYHAKYAPGGSRHVCPAELPGEITDACRDYALRAHRALGCRGLSRSDFRWDEARGLSGLFILEINTQPGMTPTSLSPEHAAAEGMSFADLCAWIVEDASCDR from the coding sequence TTGGCGGGCAAGTCGAGCAGGACAGCCCCCAAAGTGGCGGTACTGATGGGTGGCCCTTCCGCAGAGCGGGAGGTGTCGCTGTCGAGCGGGCGCGAATGCGCCAACGCCCTGCGGGAGGCGGGATACGAGGTGGTCGAGGTCGATGCGGGCCGCGACCTGCCCGCTCGCCTGGCTGCCGCCAAACCGGATGTCTGCTTCAATGCACTCCACGGCCGATGGGGCGAGGACGGCTGCGTCCAGGGCATGCTGGAATGGCTCGGGCTGCCCTACACGCATTCGGGCGTGCTCGCCTCCGCGCTCGCGATGGACAAGACGCGGGCGAAGGACCTATTCCGCGCCGCCGGCCTGCCGGTCGTCGAGAGCCTGCTCGCGCCCAAGGAAGAGGTCATGGCGCGCCATGTCATGACGCCGCCCTATGTCGTGAAGCCGAATGCCGAAGGCTCCTCGGTCGGCGTCTATATCGTCAGCAAGGACGCCAATTCGCCGCCGCATCTCGGGCCCGAGATGCCCGAAATCGCGATGGTCGAGACCTACGTGCCGGGGCGCGAGCTGACGGTTTCGGTCCTCGGCGACCGGGCGCTGGGCGTGACCGAGATCATTTCGAACGGCTGGTACGACTACCATGCAAAATACGCCCCGGGCGGATCGCGGCATGTCTGCCCCGCCGAACTGCCAGGCGAGATCACAGACGCCTGCCGCGATTACGCTTTACGCGCGCACCGGGCGCTCGGCTGCCGGGGGCTGTCGCGCAGCGATTTCCGTTGGGACGAAGCGCGCGGGCTGTCGGGTCTCTTTATCCTGGAAATCAACACACAACCCGGCATGACGCCGACCTCGCTCAGCCCCGAACACGCCGCGGCGGAGGGGATGAGCTTTGCCGATCTCTGCGCCTGGATCGTGGAGGACGCCTCATGCGACCGCTGA
- the murB gene encoding UDP-N-acetylmuramate dehydrogenase — translation MTIALPSVRGQLTPNRPLSDLTWLRVGGPAEWLFQPADVQDLCDFLAGLDPAVPVFPMGVGSNLIVRDGGIRGVVIRLGRGFNGIAVEGGRVTAGAAALDAHVARKAAEAGVDLTFLRTIPGAVGGAVRMNAGCYGSYTADHFVQATAVLRDGTVRVFGRGEMGFAYRSSALPADAVVIEAVFEGARGDPAALQAKMDEQIAKRDASQPVRDRSAGSTFRNPAGFSSTGRADDVHDLKAWKLIDEAGLRGARRGGAQMSEKHPNFLINTGGASAADLEGLGEEVRKRVFQISGLTLEWEIMRVGETAPEADA, via the coding sequence ATGACGATCGCCCTTCCCTCCGTCCGGGGACAACTCACCCCCAACCGGCCGCTGTCCGATCTGACCTGGCTGCGCGTCGGCGGGCCGGCGGAGTGGCTCTTTCAGCCGGCGGACGTTCAGGACCTCTGCGATTTTCTCGCCGGGCTTGATCCCGCCGTGCCGGTCTTCCCGATGGGTGTGGGGTCGAACCTCATCGTGCGGGATGGCGGCATAAGGGGCGTCGTGATCCGGCTCGGGCGCGGCTTCAACGGCATCGCGGTCGAGGGCGGACGGGTCACCGCCGGGGCGGCGGCGCTCGACGCCCATGTCGCGCGGAAGGCGGCGGAGGCGGGCGTCGATCTGACCTTCCTGCGCACGATCCCCGGTGCTGTCGGAGGAGCGGTGCGGATGAACGCGGGCTGCTATGGTTCCTACACCGCCGATCACTTCGTTCAGGCGACCGCGGTGTTGCGCGACGGTACGGTCCGGGTGTTTGGGCGGGGCGAGATGGGCTTCGCCTACCGCTCCTCGGCGCTTCCCGCGGATGCCGTCGTGATCGAGGCGGTCTTCGAGGGGGCCAGGGGCGACCCCGCCGCGCTTCAGGCGAAGATGGACGAGCAGATCGCGAAGCGCGATGCCTCGCAACCCGTCAGGGACCGCTCGGCGGGCTCGACCTTCCGCAATCCGGCCGGATTCTCTTCGACCGGGCGCGCGGACGACGTCCATGACCTCAAGGCCTGGAAGCTCATCGACGAGGCCGGCCTCAGGGGCGCGCGGCGGGGCGGCGCACAGATGAGCGAGAAGCATCCGAACTTCCTGATCAACACTGGCGGAGCCAGTGCGGCCGACCTTGAAGGGCTCGGCGAGGAGGTCCGAAAAAGGGTTTTCCAAATCAGCGGTTTGACGCTAGAGTGGGAAATCATGCGCGTGGGCGAAACTGCGCCCGAGGCAGACGCGTAG